The proteins below come from a single Streptomyces sp. MRC013 genomic window:
- a CDS encoding FG-GAP and VCBS repeat-containing protein has product MTGLTPGTAAAAPAPEGGARADFDGDGYADIAVSAPTATVDGLKRAGAVTVLYGSADGYATTNSATVSQAGPGVPGDPTAERRWGYLGGDGDLDGDGHDDLIVRSGQGWTVLWGGAEGLAGGAELPAGRGTADSPRLYNNSAGVGDVDGDGTADVVAVAEVGGRYGLAVFHGPVSRTGAPRKTVFRDTAAVDGGYSPSTVSVGDMTGDGVADVVTGGTTQPDHVPSGLLYAGSAAGLTRGGAVKRDWSGAFGDLNGDGYQDFVGGDGDATAQAPGGAVHVTYGGPGGVSGTLAPRTYTQATAGVPGTDEKGDRFGDSVALGDTDGDGYADLVVGAPGETGADTAATGGAGAITVLRGGPDGVTTAGARSLTQNTRGVPSTSEASDHFGSAVLVTDGRGGGAPEVFVGGNGEDGWLGRVWRLPATTAGVTGAGSTSFNGEDLPGVSGAAHIGEQFGR; this is encoded by the coding sequence GTGACCGGGCTGACCCCCGGCACGGCGGCCGCCGCCCCGGCCCCCGAAGGCGGTGCCCGGGCGGACTTCGACGGCGACGGTTACGCCGACATCGCCGTCAGCGCGCCCACGGCCACCGTCGACGGCCTCAAGCGGGCCGGAGCCGTCACCGTCCTGTACGGCTCCGCCGACGGGTACGCCACCACGAACAGCGCGACGGTGTCGCAGGCCGGCCCGGGCGTGCCGGGCGACCCGACCGCCGAGCGGCGCTGGGGGTACCTCGGCGGCGACGGCGATCTGGACGGGGACGGACACGACGACCTGATCGTCCGCTCGGGCCAGGGCTGGACGGTCCTGTGGGGCGGCGCCGAGGGGCTGGCCGGCGGTGCCGAGCTGCCCGCCGGCCGGGGCACCGCGGATTCCCCGAGGCTCTACAACAACAGCGCGGGGGTCGGCGACGTCGACGGCGACGGCACGGCGGACGTCGTCGCCGTCGCCGAGGTGGGCGGCCGGTACGGCCTGGCCGTCTTCCACGGCCCGGTGAGCCGTACGGGCGCCCCCCGGAAGACGGTGTTCCGCGACACCGCCGCCGTGGACGGCGGCTACTCGCCGAGCACGGTGTCGGTGGGCGACATGACGGGCGACGGAGTGGCCGACGTGGTGACCGGCGGCACCACGCAGCCCGACCACGTCCCGTCGGGGCTGCTCTACGCGGGCTCCGCCGCGGGCCTGACCCGCGGCGGAGCCGTCAAGCGGGACTGGAGCGGAGCGTTCGGCGACCTCAACGGCGACGGCTACCAGGACTTCGTCGGCGGCGACGGCGACGCGACGGCCCAGGCCCCCGGCGGGGCGGTCCACGTCACCTACGGCGGACCCGGCGGCGTGAGCGGGACCCTCGCACCGCGCACCTACACCCAGGCGACCGCCGGGGTGCCGGGGACGGACGAGAAGGGCGACCGGTTCGGCGACAGCGTCGCCCTCGGCGACACCGACGGCGACGGGTACGCGGACCTCGTCGTCGGGGCGCCGGGGGAGACCGGTGCCGACACCGCGGCCACCGGCGGGGCCGGGGCGATCACCGTCCTGCGGGGCGGCCCCGACGGCGTCACCACCGCGGGCGCCCGGTCGCTCACCCAGAACACCCGGGGCGTGCCCAGCACGTCGGAGGCGTCGGACCACTTCGGCTCGGCCGTCCTCGTGACCGACGGCCGCGGCGGCGGCGCACCCGAGGTCTTCGTCGGCGGCAACGGCGAGGACGGCTGGCTGGGCCGGGTCTGGCGGCTCCCCGCGACGACGGCCGGGGTCACCGGAGCCGGCAGCACCAGCTTCAACGGCGAGGACCTCCCCGGTGTGTCCGGAGCCGCGCACATCGGTGAGCAGTTCGGCCGCTGA